Proteins found in one Longimicrobium sp. genomic segment:
- a CDS encoding M14 metallopeptidase family protein, with product MPRAFRAAAAAVVLAASGLHAQSRLTTPQEQFGHEIGADYQLPNYTQLVAYWQKLAQQSDRMKLVDIGRTAEGRTQYMAIVSSPENLRNVEHYRQIAERLAHARGVDSLQARQLAREGKAIVWIDGGLHASEVLGAQQLMETLWQLVSRSDPETTRILNDCIVLFVHANPDGMELVSNWYMRDPDPNKRTLNGLPRLYQKYIGHDNNRDFYASTQPETENMNRVMYTQWFPQIVYNHHQTGPTGTVMFAPPFRDPFNYVYDPIIPVEIDLVGAAMHSRFEAEGKPGVTMRKGSSYSTWWNGGLRTTAYFHNMVGLLTETIGNPTPMDIPFVVNQQLPRADLPYPIEPQRWHFRQSIDYSVTANYAVMDVASRYRETFLYRIWRMGANSIARGSRDNWTTYPSRLDQVADSLRARRGTAGPNAVMVPGGQFQGAPNPEESRRLLALLHRPEWRDARGYVIPADQPDFATATKFVNTLLENGIEVMRATSSFTVAGKTYPAGSLVVKTDQPFRPHVLDMFEPQDHPNDFLYPGGPPIPPYDVAGWTLAYQMGVKFDRVMEGFTGPFERVTAWNLPNPPGRVFNPRWTPAGYAFSPRQLESFEAVNRLLAMGAEVRRVETGGAGDGPRAGDFYVAANARARHDSIDALARELGVDFQAVQRAPSGSRPLHRLRIGLWDRYGGSMPSGWTRWIFEQFRFPYQVVYAPELDAGNLNAKYDVLVFVDGGIPAADRQGGGGGGFGGMPDPASVPAEYRNQLGNVTVARTVPQLKAFLENGGTIVTVGGSTALARHLGLPVTDALVERAADGTERHLPNEKFYIPGSILRVAVDPSQPAAWGMEDHVDVMFDESPVMRLGPDAAARGVRRIAWFDSERPLRSGWAWGQQYLNNGVAAAEADVGRGKLFLFGPEITFRAQPYGTFRFLFNSLYSAAETR from the coding sequence CTACTGGCAGAAGCTGGCGCAGCAGAGCGACCGGATGAAGCTGGTGGACATCGGCCGCACGGCCGAGGGGCGCACGCAGTACATGGCCATCGTCAGCAGCCCCGAGAACCTGCGCAACGTCGAGCACTACCGGCAGATCGCCGAGCGGCTGGCGCACGCGCGCGGGGTGGACTCGCTGCAGGCCCGGCAGCTGGCGCGCGAGGGGAAGGCCATCGTCTGGATCGACGGCGGGCTGCACGCCAGCGAGGTGCTGGGCGCGCAGCAGCTGATGGAGACGCTCTGGCAGCTGGTCTCGCGCAGCGACCCCGAGACGACGCGCATCCTGAACGACTGCATCGTCCTGTTCGTGCACGCGAACCCGGACGGGATGGAGCTGGTCTCCAACTGGTACATGCGCGACCCCGACCCGAACAAGCGCACGCTCAACGGGCTCCCCCGGCTCTACCAGAAGTACATCGGCCACGACAACAACCGGGACTTCTACGCCTCCACGCAGCCGGAGACGGAGAACATGAACCGGGTGATGTACACGCAGTGGTTCCCGCAGATCGTCTACAACCACCACCAGACGGGGCCCACGGGGACGGTGATGTTCGCGCCGCCCTTCCGCGACCCGTTCAACTACGTGTACGACCCCATCATCCCCGTGGAGATCGACCTGGTGGGCGCGGCCATGCACTCGCGCTTCGAGGCCGAAGGGAAGCCGGGGGTGACCATGCGGAAGGGGTCGAGCTACTCGACCTGGTGGAACGGCGGGCTGCGGACCACGGCCTACTTCCACAACATGGTCGGCCTGCTGACGGAGACCATCGGCAACCCCACGCCGATGGACATCCCCTTCGTGGTGAACCAGCAGCTGCCGCGGGCGGATCTCCCGTACCCCATCGAGCCGCAGCGCTGGCACTTCCGGCAGTCCATCGACTACTCGGTGACGGCGAACTACGCGGTGATGGACGTGGCCAGCCGCTACCGCGAGACCTTCCTGTACCGCATCTGGCGGATGGGGGCCAACTCCATCGCCCGCGGCAGCCGCGACAACTGGACGACCTATCCCAGCCGGCTGGACCAGGTGGCCGACTCGCTGCGCGCGCGCCGGGGGACGGCGGGGCCCAACGCGGTGATGGTGCCCGGCGGCCAGTTCCAGGGCGCGCCGAACCCCGAGGAGTCGCGCCGCCTGCTGGCCCTCCTGCACCGCCCCGAGTGGCGCGACGCGCGCGGCTACGTGATCCCCGCCGACCAGCCCGACTTCGCCACGGCGACCAAGTTCGTCAACACGCTGCTGGAGAACGGGATCGAGGTGATGCGCGCTACCTCCTCGTTCACCGTCGCGGGGAAGACGTACCCGGCCGGATCGCTGGTGGTGAAGACGGACCAGCCCTTCCGCCCGCACGTGCTGGACATGTTCGAGCCGCAGGACCACCCGAACGACTTCCTCTATCCCGGCGGCCCGCCGATCCCGCCGTACGACGTGGCGGGGTGGACGCTGGCGTACCAGATGGGGGTGAAGTTCGACCGGGTGATGGAGGGCTTCACCGGCCCGTTCGAGCGGGTGACGGCGTGGAACCTTCCGAACCCCCCGGGGCGCGTCTTCAACCCGCGCTGGACGCCGGCGGGATACGCGTTCTCGCCGCGGCAGCTCGAGTCGTTCGAGGCGGTGAACCGCCTGTTGGCGATGGGCGCCGAGGTGCGACGCGTGGAGACGGGCGGAGCGGGCGACGGCCCCCGCGCGGGCGACTTCTACGTGGCGGCCAACGCCCGGGCGAGGCACGACAGCATCGACGCGCTGGCGCGCGAGCTGGGGGTGGACTTCCAGGCGGTGCAGCGCGCGCCGTCGGGGTCGAGGCCGCTGCACCGGCTGCGCATCGGCCTGTGGGACCGCTACGGCGGGTCGATGCCCAGCGGGTGGACGCGCTGGATCTTCGAGCAGTTCCGCTTCCCCTACCAGGTGGTGTACGCGCCCGAGCTCGACGCGGGGAACCTGAACGCGAAGTACGACGTGCTGGTGTTCGTGGACGGCGGCATCCCCGCGGCCGACCGGCAGGGCGGCGGCGGCGGCGGGTTCGGGGGGATGCCCGACCCGGCGAGCGTCCCCGCCGAGTACCGGAACCAGCTCGGCAACGTCACCGTCGCCCGGACGGTGCCGCAGCTGAAGGCGTTCCTGGAGAACGGGGGGACGATCGTCACCGTCGGCGGGTCGACGGCGCTGGCGCGGCACCTGGGGCTGCCGGTGACCGACGCGCTGGTGGAGCGCGCGGCCGACGGCACCGAGCGGCACCTGCCGAACGAGAAGTTCTACATCCCCGGCTCCATCCTGCGCGTGGCGGTGGACCCGTCGCAGCCCGCCGCGTGGGGGATGGAAGACCACGTGGACGTGATGTTCGACGAGAGCCCGGTGATGCGCCTGGGCCCCGACGCGGCCGCGAGGGGCGTGCGCCGCATCGCCTGGTTCGACAGCGAGCGGCCGCTGCGCAGCGGGTGGGCGTGGGGGCAGCAGTACCTGAACAACGGCGTGGCCGCCGCCGAGGCGGACGTGGGCCGCGGCAAGCTGTTCCTCTTCGGCCCGGAGATCACCTTCCGCGCCCAGCCGTACGGCACGTTCCGGTTCCTGTTCAACTCCCTCTACTCCGCCGCCGAAACGCGCTGA